One Panicum virgatum strain AP13 chromosome 9K, P.virgatum_v5, whole genome shotgun sequence genomic region harbors:
- the LOC120652847 gene encoding scarecrow-like protein 9 has translation MGLDNTYGELSGMFGGGLSYDGYTDHSSTSDYFRFSDPLPAVVPQMVAEPQSNPSSTVSRANTETDNPEDWEFISDESLNYISRMLLEEDIDEKVSMYQAESVALRAAAKPFYDILGHKFPPSPDHQLIPWSVESPSESCSNSCTQSVASTVTGSSIGGAVDSNRLYDIGGCEQLEAYGGLCGQSYQPLVGPSSDACSAVGVLEDPLITNGRIPEYLFESLPTWDFRRGIEEAQKFLPVSNKLVFDLGSSGIARPQEARKDASSNARKANVLNAKKNRQSEDLDLMEGRNIKQSAFCSDEPDWIEMFDDLLRQTEKKATDLRELMRSEASKNSQVTQTKGPSGPRTRGRKPTKKDVVDLRTILIHCAQAVAADDRRTANELLKQIRHHSKTNGDGAQRLAHCFADGLEARLAGTGSQLYHKLVAKRTTASDMLKAYHLYLAACPFKRLSHFLSNQTILSMTKNASKVHIIDFGIYFGFQWPCLIRRLSKRDGGPPVLRITGIDVPQPGFRPTERIEETGQRLAEYAKKFGVPFEYQGIASKWETIRVEDLKVGKDEVVIVNCLYRFRNLIDETVAVDSPRNRVLNTIRQVNPAIFIHGIVNGSYSVPFFITRFREALFHFSALFDMLEATVPRDDAQRALLERDLFGREALNVIACEGSDRVERPETYKQWQVRNLRAGFVQSPLNQEIVMKAKDKVKDIYHKDFVIDEDSGWLLQGWKGRIIYAISTWKPKNN, from the coding sequence ATGGGTCTGGACAATACTTATGGGGAGCTATCAGGCATGTTCGGTGGAGGCCTGTCTTATGATGGTTACACAGACCACAGCAGCACAAGTGATTATTTCAGGTTCAGCGATCCACTGCCTGCTGTTGTGCCCCAGATGGTAGCTGAACCCCAATCCAATCCTTCCTCCACCGTTTCAAGGGCCAACACTGAAACTGACAACCCAGAGGATTGGGAGTTCATCTCAGATGAGTCCCTCAACTATATTAGCCGGATGCTCTTGGAGGAGGATATTGATGAGAAAGTCAGCATGTACCAGGCGGAGTCAGTGGCACTGCGTGCTGCTGCAAAGCCGTTCTATGACATTCTTGGGCACAAGTTTCCACCGTCTCCTGATCACCAGCTGATACCTTGGTCTGTGGAGAGCCCCAGTGAGAGTTGCAGTAACAGCTGTACACAATCTGTGGCGAGTACTGTTACTGGCAGCAGCATTGGTGGCGCAGTGGATAGCAATCGGCTCTATGATATTGGAGGATGTGAGCAGTTAGAAGCTTATGGAGGCTTGTGTGGTCAGTCTTATCAACCGCTTGTTGGTCCATCAAGTGATGCTTGTAGTGCCGTGGGTGTGCTAGAAGACCCTTTGATCACAAATGGGCGGATACCTGAGTATTTATTTGAGAGCCTTCCAACTTGGGATTTTAGGAGAGGCATTGAAGAAGCCCAGAAATTCCTTCCTGTTAGCAATAAACTAGTGTTTGACTTGGGCTCTAGTGGTATTGCAAGACCCCAAGAAGCAAGGAAAGATGCTTCTTCAAATGCTAGGAAGGCAAATGTGTTGAATGCCAAGAAAAACAGACAGAGTGAAGACCTTGACCTGATGGAAGGTCGGAACATTAAACAGTCTGCATTCTGTTCCGATGAGCCTGATTGGATTGAGATGTTTGATGATTTACTTCGGCAAACTGAGAAGAAGGCTACAGATCTGCGGGAGCTGATGCGCAGTGAAGCTTCCAAGAATTCTCAGGTCACTCAGACGAAAGGACCAAGTGGGCCACGAACACGGGGAAGGAAACCAACAAAGAAGGATGTGGTGGACCTTAGAACCATCCTCATCCACTGCGCACAGGCTGTGGCAGCCGATGACCGCAGAACTGCTAATGAATTGTTAAAGCAAATAAGGCATCATTCCAAGACAAATGGCGATGGCGCCCAGAGGTTGGCACATTGCTTTGCAGATGGTCTGGAGGCTCGCTTGGCAGGCACAGGGAGTCAGCTTTACCACAAGCTTGTGGCGAAACGCACAACTGCTTCTGACATGCTTAAAGCCTACCACCTTTACCTTGCAGCATGCCCGTTCAAGAGGCTCTCTCATTTTCTTTCCAATCAAACAATCTTGAGTATGACAAAAAATGCATCAAAGGTGCATATCATTGACTTTGGTATTTATTTTGGCTTCCAATGGCCATGCCTAATCAGGCGTCTCTCCAAGAGGGATGGTGGCCCACCTGTTCTGCGCATAACTGGAATTGATGTACCTCAGCCAGGTTTCCGACCTACCGAGAGAATTGAAGAGACTGGACAAAGGCTTGCTGAATATGCTAAGAAGTTTGGTGTCCCTTTTGAGTATCAGGGAATAGCATCAAAGTGGGAAACCATCCGTGTTGAGGATCTCAAAGTTGGCAAGGACGAAGTTGTGATTGTTAATTGCCTGTACCGGTTCAGGAATCTGATCGATGAAACAGTTGCTGTAGACAGCCCTAGGAATAGGGTTCTCAACACCATAAGGCAAGTAAACCCAGCGATTTTCATCCATGGAATTGTGAATGGGTCGTACAGCGTTCCCTTCTTCATCACACGTTTCCGTGAGGCACTGTTCCATTTCTCCGCATTGTTTGACATGCTAGAGGCAACTGTCCCACGGGATGATGCTCAGCGTGCACTTCTAGAGAGGGATCTGTTTGGCCGAGAGGCACTCAATGTTATTGCATGTGAGGGCTCGGACAGAGTTGAGAGACCCGAGACGTACAAACAGTGGCAGGTGAGGAACCTCAGGGCTGGATTTGTTCAGTCACCTTTAAACCAAGAAATTGTGATGAAAGCCAAGGACAAAGTGAAAGACATTTATCACAAGGACTTCGTCATAGATGAAGACAGCGGATGGCTCCTTCAAGGCTGGAAAGGAAGGATAATCTATGCCATATCTACATGGAAGCCTAAGAATAACTAG
- the LOC120652848 gene encoding uncharacterized protein LOC120652848 — MEFEDHCHKVQEPKFDCLLFDLDDTLYPLSSGIAGHVKKNIEDYMVEKLGIDESKIENLGNLLYKNYGTTMAGLRAIGYSFDYDEYHAFVHGRLPYDNIKPDPVLKHILKNLRIRKLIFTNGDKVHAVRALKRLGLEDCFEGIICFETLNPPCPPRGDQAPEIFDIAGHFALSGTADELPKTPVLCKPNVDAMEEALRIANVNPHKAIFFDDSVRNIQAGKQIGLHTVLVGKSQRVKGADHALESIHNIREALPELWEEAEKAEDVLYADRVAIETSVTA; from the exons ATGGAGTTCGAAGACCACTGCCACAAGGTCCAGGAGCCCAAGTTCGACTGCCTGCTCTTCG ACCTCGACGACACTCTGTACCCGTTGAGTTCTGGGATCGCAGGCCATGTCAAGAAGAACATTGAAG ACTACATGGTTGAGAAGCTGGGTATTGATGAGAGCAAGATCGAGAACCTTGGCAACCTGCTGTACAAGAACTACGGCACCACGATGGCCGGCCTCAGG GCGATCGGCTACAGCTTCGATTACGATGAGTACCACGCCTTCGTCCACGGAAGGCTACCCTACGACAACATCAAGCCCGACCCTGTTCTCAAGCACATTCTCAAGAACCTGCGCATCCGCAAACTC ATATTCACCAACGGCGACAAGGTCCACGCCGTGCGCGCCCTCAAGAGGCTGGGCCTGGAGGACTGCTTCGAGGGGATCATCTGCTTCGAGACCCTGAACCCGCCGTGCCCGCCGCGGGGCGACCAGGCGCCCGAGATCTTCGACATCGCCGGCCACTTCGCCCTGTCCGGCACTGCCGACGAGCTCCCCAAGACTCCCGTCCTGTGCAAGCCCAACGTCGACGCCATGGAGGAGGCGCTCAGGATCGCCAACGTCAACCCCCACAAGGCG ATCTTCTTCGACGACAGCGTGCGCAACATCCAGGCCGGGAAGCAGATCGGCCTCCACACGGTGCTGGTGGGCAAGTCGCAGCGTGTGAAGGGCGCGGACCACGCGCTGGAGAGCATCCACAACATCAGGGAGGCGCTGCCGGAGCTGTGGGAGGAGGCCGAGAAGGCGGAGGACGTGCTCTACGCCGACCGCGTGGCCATCGAGACCTCCGTCACGGCGTAA
- the LOC120652850 gene encoding laccase-10-like has product MEAPPGLALLLFFGTLLVLPQSSHGATRYYTFNVTMQNVTRLCTTRAIPTVNGKFPGPKIVTREGDRVIVKVVNNVKDNVTIHWHGVRQLRTGWSDGPAYVTQCPIRTGQSFVYNFTITGQRGTLLWHAHVSWMRATLYGPIVILPKRGVPYPFPVKPYKEVPIIFGEWFNVDPEAIIAQALKTGAGPNISDAFTINGLPGPLYNCSSKDTFKLKVQPGKWYLLRLINAALNEELFFSIANHTLTVVDVDAAYVKPFHTDIVLITPGQTSNVLLRAEPDAGCPAATHLMLARPYSTGQPGTFDNTTVAAVLEYAPPGHIKSLPLLRPPLPGLNDTAFAANYSARLRSLATPEYPANVPRAVDRSFFFTVGLGTNPCPANRTCQGPNGSMFTASMNNVSFDMPTTALLQTHYGNIAGVYTADFPAAPLEPFNYTGAPPNNTHVSNGTKVVALQYNTSVEVVLQGTSILGAESHPLHLHGFDFFVVGQGFGNYDSSKDPAKFNLVDPVQRNTVGVPAGGWVAIRFFADNPGVWFMHCHLEVHTSWGLKMAWVVNDGPLPEQKLMPPPADLPKC; this is encoded by the exons ATGGAGGCGCCGCCGGGTCTTGCGCTGCTCCTGTTCTTCGGCACGTTGCTGGTGCTGCCGCAGTCGTCGCACGGCGCGACAAGATACTACACCTTCAAT GTGACGATGCAGAACGTGACGCGGCTGTGCACCACCCGCGCCATCCCGACGGTGAACGGCAAGTTCCCCGGCCCCAAGATCGTCACCAGGGAGGGCGACCGCGTCATCGTCAAGGTGGTTAACAATGTCAAGGACAACGTGACCATCCACTG GCACGGCGTTCGGCAGCTTCGGACGGGGTGGTCGGACGGGCCGGCGTACGTGACGCAGTGCCCGATCCGGACGGGGCAGAGCTTCGTGTACAACTTCACCATCACGGGGCAGCGGGGCACCCTCTTGTGGCACGCGCACGTCTCCTGGATGCGCGCCACGCTCTACGGGCCCATCGTCATCCTCCCCAAGCGCGGCGTGCCCTACCCCTTCCCGGTTAAGCCCTACAAGGAAGTACCCATCATCTTCG GAGAGTGGTTCAACGTGGATCCCGAGGCAATCATCGCACAGGCCCTGAAGACCGGAGCAGGCCCAAACATTTCAGATGCCTTCACCATCAACGGCCTTCCGGGCCCGTTGTACAACTGCTCAAGCAAAG ACACGTTCAAGCTGAAGGTGCAGCCCGGCAAGTGGTACCTGCTCCGGCTCATCAACGCGGCGCTCAACGAGGAACTCTTCTTCTCCATCGCCAACCACACGCTCACCGTCGTCGACGTCGACGCCGCCTACGTCAAGCCCTTCCACACGGACATCGTCCTCATCACGCCGGGCCAGACCAGCAACGTGCTCCTCCGCGCCGAGCCGGACGCCGGCTGCCCCGCGGCCACGCACCTCATGCTGGCGCGCCCCTACAGCACGGGCCAGCCGGGCACCTTCGACAacaccaccgtcgccgccgtgctcgAGTACGCGCCGCCGGGCCACATCAAGAGCCTCCcgctcctccggccgccgctccccggGCTCAACGACACGGCGTTCGCGGCCAACTACAGCGCCAGGCTCCGGAGCCTGGCCACCCCGGAGTACCCGGCCAACGTGCCCCGCGCCGTCGACcgctccttcttcttcaccgtGGGGCTCGGCACCAACCCGTGCCCGGCGAACCGGACGTGCCAGGGCCCCAACGGGAGCATGTTCACGGCCTCCATGAACAACGTGTCCTTCGACATGCCCACCACCGCGCTCCTGCAGACGCACTACGGCAACATCGCCGGCGTGTACACCGCCGActtccccgccgcgccgctggaGCCGTTCAACTACACGGGCGCGCCGCCCAACAACACCCACGTCTCCAACGGGACCAAGGTGGTGGCGCTGCAGTACAACACCAGCGTGGAGGTGGTGCTGCAGGGCACCAGCATCCTCGGCGCCGAGAGCCACCCGCTGCACCTGCACGGCTTCGACTTCTTCGTGGTCGGGCAGGGCTTCGGGAACTACGACTCGTCCAAGGACCCGGCCAAGTTCAACCTCGTCGACCCTGTGCAGCGGAACACCGTCGGCGTGCCAGCCGGTGGCTGGGTAGCCATAAGGTTCTTCGCTGATAATCCCG GTGTCTGGTTCATGCATTGCCATCTGGAGGTGCACACGAGCTGGGGGTTGAAGATGGCATGGGTAGTCAACGACGGCCCGCTGCCTGAGCAGAAGTTGATGCCTCCGCCAGCTGATCTTCCCAAGTGTTGA